A single Halarcobacter anaerophilus DNA region contains:
- a CDS encoding GIY-YIG nuclease family protein, with amino-acid sequence MTKNDYLLNIFNYKLYKYINKTYIRFIDDLIEENDLKKFNIKTSFLDNYRRSRFYNEVFLITSSGNIEFLHKQNLIKFVYCDKCEINSLLNINIKNQKTYELIKVLEILQKKFFITNNISDIKYIQHSDILNMHKKVFNTFLSKPIISLILNNTAYRDRDNNIHKLSYLTPKKYFLNYIRIKRILSKYPLATDELIKKELKTEFDIDISTVQVFKIRKKYFIPSRTQRVHENNYESFEYYFSRPKLLINENLLKYKNSEAVYELISTSKINYTYKESYTVYIGSTKNLYKRLNEYINSKGHTPKLRAYIKSNLIYFRAVETKNYKGLETTLLNKFIDSFGELPLLNSNNSKK; translated from the coding sequence TTGACAAAGAATGATTACTTACTTAATATTTTTAATTATAAACTATATAAATATATAAATAAAACCTATATACGGTTTATAGACGACTTAATAGAAGAAAATGATTTAAAAAAATTTAATATAAAAACATCGTTTTTGGATAATTATAGAAGAAGTAGATTCTATAATGAAGTTTTTCTTATAACAAGCAGCGGAAATATAGAGTTTTTGCATAAACAAAATCTTATAAAGTTTGTTTATTGTGACAAATGTGAGATTAATTCTCTTCTAAATATAAATATTAAAAATCAAAAAACCTATGAACTTATAAAAGTTTTAGAAATACTTCAAAAAAAGTTTTTTATAACAAACAATATAAGTGATATTAAATATATCCAGCATAGTGATATTTTAAATATGCATAAAAAAGTATTTAATACTTTTTTGTCTAAACCTATAATTAGTCTGATTTTAAATAATACTGCATATAGAGACAGAGATAACAATATTCATAAGTTATCCTATCTTACTCCCAAAAAATATTTTTTAAACTATATAAGAATAAAACGCATATTAAGTAAATATCCTCTTGCCACGGATGAATTAATAAAAAAAGAGTTGAAAACAGAGTTTGATATAGATATTTCAACGGTTCAAGTCTTTAAAATAAGAAAAAAATATTTTATTCCAAGTAGGACTCAAAGAGTTCATGAAAATAATTATGAGAGTTTTGAATACTATTTCAGCAGACCAAAATTGCTGATTAATGAAAATTTATTAAAATATAAAAACAGTGAAGCTGTTTATGAATTAATCAGTACTTCAAAAATAAATTATACCTACAAAGAGAGCTATACTGTATATATTGGATCAACAAAAAATCTTTATAAAAGACTTAACGAATATATAAACAGTAAAGGTCATACCCCTAAACTAAGAGCTTATATAAAATCCAACCTTATCTACTTTCGAGCCGTAGAAACAAAAAATTATAAAGGGCTTGAAACCACCCTGCTAAATAAGTTTATAGACTCTTTTGGCGAACTACCTCTTCTTAATAGCAATAACTCAAAAAAATAA
- a CDS encoding methyl-accepting chemotaxis protein — MTNNISTKAKLMSFPLMFLVIIIISIVTFSYYHNLSEKRNSAAFKTELFIQDLLRIRILANQFLMNPSENRSKKTIKSLEQLNNKIINFKKSLSHKENRNLCDEILKASTQYLKDFKKLSKEEFLNNNSLAKNNKEYLFLIKQMVDSSNKLEELMLKINKSATLLKNESIETMEEVLISMAAVFIILFSILSVFILKQIISSLDDFKEGLESFFKYLNREAKQSKLLDDKRKDEFGVMAKMVNSNILTTEKSIQEDRDVIQKVIDVLSELEKGDLYQRVKTKSSNPALQKLISLLNEMSENLESNVDRVLNILDEYSNYKYRNKVQTNNLKEHLLRLATGVNTLGDSITQMLIDNESNGIVLGKSSDVLIQNVDVLNRNSNEAAAALEETAAALEEITGNIVSNTQNVVKMSDYAKQLSNSANEGQNLASKTTSSMDEINDKVNSINEAIAVIDQIAFQTNILSLNAAVEAATAGDAGKGFAVVAQEVRNLASKSAEAAKRIKDLVEDATLRANEGKKIADDMIEGYEGLNENIKNTLEIISDVEMASKEQSTGIEQINDAVTSLDQQTQENAQIATQTHEISMETDKIAKLIITSVNEKDFINPSKKDEFKNKKEDSAYLEKIVL, encoded by the coding sequence ATGACCAATAATATTTCAACAAAAGCTAAGCTTATGTCATTTCCGTTAATGTTTTTAGTAATAATTATCATTTCTATTGTTACTTTTAGTTACTATCACAATTTATCAGAAAAAAGGAATAGTGCAGCTTTTAAAACTGAATTATTTATACAAGATCTGCTGCGAATACGAATTCTTGCAAATCAATTTCTAATGAATCCTAGTGAAAACAGATCAAAAAAAACGATAAAAAGTTTGGAACAATTAAATAATAAAATAATAAATTTTAAAAAGAGTTTAAGTCATAAAGAAAACAGAAATCTTTGTGATGAGATACTAAAAGCCTCAACGCAGTATTTAAAAGATTTTAAAAAACTTTCAAAAGAGGAGTTTTTAAATAACAACTCTTTGGCAAAAAACAATAAAGAGTATCTTTTTTTGATAAAACAGATGGTTGACTCTTCTAACAAATTAGAAGAGTTAATGCTTAAAATAAATAAAAGTGCAACATTATTGAAAAATGAATCTATAGAGACTATGGAAGAGGTATTAATCTCTATGGCAGCGGTTTTTATAATTTTGTTTTCTATTTTGTCTGTTTTTATTTTAAAACAGATTATCTCATCTTTGGATGATTTTAAAGAGGGCTTGGAGAGTTTCTTCAAATATTTAAATAGAGAAGCCAAACAAAGCAAACTTTTAGATGATAAAAGAAAAGATGAATTCGGTGTTATGGCAAAAATGGTTAATAGCAATATCTTAACAACGGAAAAATCTATTCAGGAAGACAGAGATGTTATTCAAAAAGTTATTGATGTCTTATCTGAACTTGAAAAAGGTGATTTATATCAAAGAGTAAAAACAAAATCATCAAATCCCGCTTTACAAAAACTAATATCTTTGTTAAATGAAATGAGTGAAAATTTAGAATCAAATGTTGACAGAGTTTTAAACATATTAGATGAGTATTCAAATTATAAATATAGAAACAAAGTTCAAACAAACAACTTAAAAGAGCATCTTTTAAGATTGGCAACAGGAGTTAATACTTTGGGTGATTCTATTACCCAGATGCTTATTGACAATGAGTCAAACGGTATTGTTTTAGGAAAAAGTTCAGACGTACTTATCCAAAATGTTGATGTTCTAAACAGAAATTCAAATGAAGCCGCAGCAGCTTTGGAAGAGACCGCAGCAGCTTTAGAAGAGATTACGGGAAATATTGTCAGCAATACGCAAAACGTAGTCAAAATGTCCGACTATGCAAAACAGTTGAGTAACTCTGCAAATGAGGGACAAAACTTAGCTTCAAAAACTACTTCTTCTATGGATGAGATAAATGATAAAGTGAACTCAATAAATGAAGCTATTGCAGTAATCGATCAAATTGCATTTCAAACAAATATTCTTTCACTTAACGCAGCAGTCGAGGCGGCAACGGCAGGTGATGCAGGTAAAGGTTTTGCGGTAGTTGCACAAGAGGTTAGAAATCTTGCTTCAAAATCGGCAGAAGCTGCCAAAAGAATAAAAGATTTAGTAGAAGATGCAACGCTAAGGGCAAATGAGGGTAAAAAAATAGCAGATGATATGATTGAAGGTTATGAAGGATTAAATGAAAATATAAAAAATACCTTGGAAATTATATCTGATGTTGAAATGGCAAGCAAAGAACAATCCACAGGAATAGAACAGATAAATGATGCGGTAACCTCTTTAGATCAACAAACCCAGGAAAATG